One window of the Bacteroidota bacterium genome contains the following:
- a CDS encoding SprB repeat-containing protein, producing MACFGGNNGAINLSVSGGSSPYTFSWGAGVTTQNRTNLSAGNYTVTVTDASTCSSTFSTAVTQPVSGVNITPVPVSASCFGTSTGSISLTLAGGTAPYTYNWGGGVTTSARTNIPAGSYSVTVTDLNGCTAAQTTSVTQPTLLSASANQTNAGCFGASNGGYPVIRHRRYCFLQLFVE from the coding sequence ATCGCTTGTTTCGGAGGAAACAACGGAGCGATTAATCTAAGTGTCAGCGGAGGAAGCAGTCCCTATACCTTTAGTTGGGGTGCTGGCGTTACTACGCAAAACAGAACTAATCTGTCTGCCGGTAATTATACGGTCACGGTCACCGATGCCAGTACTTGTTCTTCTACTTTCAGTACCGCCGTTACTCAGCCTGTTTCAGGTGTCAATATTACTCCTGTGCCCGTCTCCGCTTCTTGTTTTGGTACCAGTACCGGTAGTATTAGCCTCACTCTTGCCGGTGGAACTGCTCCTTATACTTATAACTGGGGAGGAGGTGTTACTACTTCCGCCAGAACCAATATCCCCGCAGGAAGTTATAGCGTTACCGTCACCGATCTCAACGGTTGTACCGCTGCTCAAACTACTAGTGTAACTCAGCCTACGCTCCTCTCTGCTTCTGCCAACCAGACCAATGCAGGTTGCTTTGGAGCCAGTAACGGGGGCTATCCAGTTATCCGTCACCGGAGGTACTGCTTCTTACAGCTATTTGTGGAGTAA
- a CDS encoding choice-of-anchor L domain-containing protein, translated as MAVKKIYQKKKKELQTVTCERFMSQFGIQFLYAFLLLLLADNSFSQVAITYNGDAQSITQFLTGSGVTISNYTINCDNKGIGTFTSTGTNLGISQGVVLSTGNIASIPQVASSLASTKFTNTGDAQLSTLTTGVINDKCVLEFDIVPQGSVLKFEYVFGSEEYPEFVCSQYNDVFGFFISGPDPGGGNYTNKNLATIPNTTVPVCINSVNPGVPGTYQGNTWSSGNCQSLANTGFYVNNALINNPNIVYDGMTGVFSAIAQVTPCQTYHLKIAIADVTDRIYDSGVFLRAYSISAAPYNVSVTSAINYPGYTSTYEGCVNGTINVGISAAQASNVTLNLTVTGSATNGTDYNTIPSTVTIPAGQTSVSLPFTPVNDNITEGTETVTISVVDVCTGLPSATTTISIQDPPTSTLVVGDSTLCSGQSTQLTASGAAVYAWSPSTGLNSSSIANPIASPTSTTTYTVTMTAGSCVKILSKTISVSNLSTSITASPNGLVCNGGSVQLTASNTGGVNPISFSWSNGNATSSINVSTSGTYNVTATDAFSCTASASRATNISNINVSGSSTDVSCFGANNGSISLSVAGLNSPFTYNWGGGISTQNRTNLTGGSYTVTVSNTAGCTATASFSISQPSSSLSISASTANIACFGGNNGAINLSVSGGSSPYTFSWGAGVTTQNRTNLSAGNYTVTVTDASTCSSTFSTAVTQPVSGVNITPVPVSASCFGTSTGSISLTLAGGTAPYTYNWGGGVTTSARTNIPARKL; from the coding sequence ATGGCAGTTAAGAAAATCTACCAGAAAAAAAAGAAGGAATTACAAACCGTGACTTGTGAAAGATTTATGAGCCAGTTTGGCATTCAGTTTCTCTATGCATTTTTGCTCTTGTTACTTGCTGATAATTCCTTTTCGCAAGTCGCCATTACTTATAATGGTGATGCGCAGTCTATTACTCAATTCCTTACTGGCTCTGGTGTTACGATAAGTAATTACACAATAAACTGCGACAACAAGGGGATTGGAACATTTACAAGCACCGGAACTAACCTTGGTATTTCACAAGGAGTTGTATTATCTACGGGGAATATAGCATCCATTCCACAGGTGGCAAGTTCTCTAGCATCCACCAAATTTACCAATACAGGTGATGCTCAACTTTCTACTTTAACAACAGGTGTTATCAATGACAAATGCGTTCTTGAATTTGATATTGTACCCCAGGGCAGTGTTTTGAAATTTGAATATGTATTCGGTTCCGAAGAATATCCTGAGTTTGTTTGCTCACAATACAATGATGTGTTCGGTTTTTTTATCAGCGGCCCAGATCCGGGAGGAGGGAATTACACAAATAAAAACCTTGCTACCATTCCAAACACTACGGTACCTGTGTGTATCAATAGTGTGAATCCGGGAGTGCCTGGGACTTACCAGGGGAACACGTGGAGTTCAGGCAATTGTCAGTCATTGGCTAATACAGGGTTTTATGTAAATAATGCACTCATCAATAACCCGAATATCGTTTATGATGGGATGACCGGAGTATTTTCTGCTATTGCACAAGTAACTCCTTGCCAAACTTATCATTTGAAAATTGCTATTGCTGATGTGACGGACCGGATTTATGATTCCGGGGTATTTCTTCGGGCATATTCTATTAGTGCCGCGCCATATAACGTTTCGGTTACTTCGGCTATAAATTATCCGGGATATACCTCCACTTACGAAGGTTGTGTAAACGGAACCATTAATGTCGGTATATCTGCGGCCCAAGCATCTAATGTGACATTAAACCTAACGGTTACTGGTTCTGCAACAAATGGAACTGATTACAACACTATCCCTTCCACTGTTACAATTCCTGCCGGACAAACCTCTGTTTCACTTCCGTTCACACCCGTGAATGATAATATAACTGAAGGCACAGAAACAGTGACGATATCAGTTGTGGATGTTTGTACCGGTCTCCCTTCGGCCACAACTACAATTAGTATTCAAGACCCTCCTACATCTACTTTGGTCGTGGGCGATTCAACATTATGTTCTGGACAGTCCACCCAATTGACGGCTTCAGGAGCTGCGGTTTATGCATGGTCTCCCTCAACAGGATTAAATAGTTCTAGTATTGCTAATCCAATAGCATCTCCAACTTCTACTACCACATACACAGTGACAATGACAGCGGGAAGTTGTGTTAAGATTTTGTCCAAAACAATTTCAGTCAGCAACTTATCTACTTCTATAACTGCTTCGCCCAACGGCTTGGTTTGTAACGGAGGCTCAGTCCAATTGACTGCTTCCAATACAGGAGGTGTTAATCCAATCTCTTTTTCTTGGAGTAATGGAAATGCAACATCTTCCATAAACGTTTCCACTAGTGGAACATATAACGTCACAGCAACGGATGCATTTTCTTGTACTGCATCTGCCTCACGGGCTACTAACATCTCAAATATCAATGTGAGCGGGTCATCCACAGATGTCTCTTGTTTTGGAGCCAACAACGGTAGTATCTCTCTGTCCGTGGCTGGATTGAATAGCCCATTCACATACAATTGGGGTGGAGGCATTTCAACTCAAAACAGGACGAACCTTACTGGAGGTAGCTATACAGTAACGGTGAGTAATACGGCGGGCTGTACGGCTACAGCATCATTCTCCATTTCTCAACCATCTTCTTCTTTATCTATTTCAGCATCTACCGCAAATATCGCTTGTTTCGGAGGAAACAACGGAGCGATTAATCTAAGTGTCAGCGGAGGAAGCAGTCCCTATACCTTTAGTTGGGGTGCTGGCGTTACTACGCAAAACAGAACTAATCTGTCTGCCGGTAATTATACGGTCACGGTCACCGATGCCAGTACTTGTTCTTCTACTTTCAGTACCGCCGTTACTCAGCCTGTTTCAGGTGTCAATATTACTCCTGTGCCCGTCTCCGCTTCTTGTTTTGGTACCAGTACCGGTAGTATTAGCCTCACTCTTGCCGGTGGAACTGCTCCTTATACTTATAACTGGGGAGGAGGTGTTACTACTTCCGCCAGAACCAATATCCCCGCAAGGAAGTTATAG
- a CDS encoding CHASE2 domain-containing protein: MRPSLFKDKDVIFSTLFVFAFIGLLKLSLVHIPHLDPINAAFEDFEFSDIVYHYQRDRNSGDINSPIVIVGIGNTREEIAHQINVINSFNPRVIALDAYFLAPKEDLQDSVLLASFSGVKSLVVGCFLEKREDNKELNYVKSFSPVERFTTNGFINFVGEENKTIRLFSPHLEAEGQSVNSFASEIVRQYDSVKFNQLMKRKAKVEYINYRKSPDQYLPVLKPEDITENNSSLAFLKDKIVIIGAIDKDNLDDLHFTPMNDQMSGRSKPDMPGVFIHANIVDMILHKDYVNKIPDWLMLLFSVLFTYVTVVYYTYYYVEKHIWYHLVAKITQFVFVVLLLFIELFFLSKLNIRFSDKIMLVPMVLSVDLLYFYDAFVKWLHKRFGYHTYFMKAH, from the coding sequence ATGAGGCCCAGTCTTTTTAAGGACAAGGATGTAATCTTTTCAACGCTCTTCGTATTCGCTTTTATTGGCTTATTGAAGTTGTCGTTGGTTCATATTCCGCATTTAGATCCTATCAATGCAGCTTTTGAGGATTTTGAATTTTCGGATATAGTTTATCATTACCAGCGGGATAGAAATTCAGGAGATATCAATAGCCCGATAGTCATTGTGGGCATTGGCAATACAAGAGAAGAAATAGCGCATCAGATAAATGTGATTAATTCCTTTAATCCTAGAGTGATTGCTCTTGATGCCTACTTTCTTGCTCCTAAGGAAGATTTGCAGGACTCCGTGCTTTTAGCATCGTTCAGTGGTGTGAAAAGTTTAGTTGTAGGATGTTTTTTGGAAAAAAGAGAGGACAACAAGGAGTTGAATTATGTCAAAAGTTTTAGCCCGGTTGAACGGTTCACAACGAACGGATTTATCAATTTTGTGGGGGAGGAGAATAAGACCATCCGGTTGTTTAGCCCACATTTAGAAGCAGAAGGCCAGTCAGTTAATTCATTTGCTTCAGAAATAGTGCGACAGTATGATAGTGTGAAGTTCAATCAGTTGATGAAGCGTAAAGCAAAAGTGGAGTATATTAATTACCGCAAGTCCCCAGATCAATATCTTCCAGTACTCAAACCGGAAGATATTACTGAAAATAATTCTTCTCTCGCTTTCCTGAAGGATAAGATTGTAATTATTGGGGCCATTGATAAAGACAATCTGGATGACCTTCACTTTACCCCAATGAATGACCAAATGTCAGGTAGATCAAAACCTGACATGCCGGGTGTTTTTATTCATGCCAATATTGTTGATATGATATTACACAAGGATTATGTCAATAAAATACCGGATTGGTTGATGCTGTTGTTTTCTGTTCTATTTACCTATGTAACCGTTGTATATTACACCTATTATTACGTGGAGAAGCATATCTGGTATCATTTAGTGGCAAAGATTACACAGTTTGTTTTTGTGGTGTTATTACTTTTTATCGAACTCTTTTTTCTAAGTAAACTGAACATTCGTTTTTCCGATAAAATAATGTTGGTGCCTATGGTATTATCAGTGGACTTATTATACTTTTACGATGCATTTGTGAAATGGCTCCACAAACGATTTGGTTATCACACTTATTTTATGAAGGCACACTAA
- a CDS encoding gliding motility-associated C-terminal domain-containing protein produces the protein MAATLNTSGIVCSGASTGSITAIVIGGTSPYSYSWNIGGSSPTKNNLAAGNYEVIITDAQNCHTTKSTVIAESPKMVLNESVTDVKCHGENSGSINIQSSGGTAPYSFLWSGGSTSQNRTGLISGNYQLTVTDANSCTIESSYQVIEPSKLSITSSKNNVRCYGENNGNANILVSGGTIPFQYSWSNGKTSEDLYDVGIGTYSLTVTDINLCKAYESITITQPSKLAMLDSTTTNVSCNGRTDGSIHIKMSGGTAPYAYEWTGSTKIGPSIDNLTARKYSVTVNDANNCSTSSEFNISQPLSLKATVISKNIECYGDASGSIETTIAGGTPNYIYQWSNGSNQKDLSGIKADTYNLEIQDSKGCTTTVTSIISQPSPMIQCKVYLPVCANLRGMIDLTVSGGSQPYTHNWSNGYSTEDLYDLVSGTYDVTVNDANGCSMDSSFVISNSDAFHVNASGGGTIKLGESTELSAVATGSNQTTFSWTPTQTLECASCNHSVARPLENTLFTVVAIDTNGCMAQDTVSVIVIDDYNLFAPNVFTPNGDGNNDVFQLFGNLESIHTISVTIFDRWGEKVFESENPHFQWDGIYKGEFLQPGIYPYLLKVVRVNGRSESLQRGSITLLK, from the coding sequence TTGGCTGCAACACTTAACACTTCAGGTATTGTTTGCAGCGGTGCAAGCACAGGCTCAATCACCGCGATTGTGATTGGAGGCACCTCCCCATATTCATATTCTTGGAATATTGGTGGATCTTCACCCACTAAAAACAATCTTGCTGCTGGGAACTACGAAGTGATCATAACGGATGCCCAAAATTGCCATACAACAAAATCAACTGTAATAGCCGAATCACCAAAGATGGTGTTAAATGAAAGTGTAACTGATGTTAAATGTCACGGTGAAAATAGCGGATCAATAAACATTCAATCTAGTGGAGGCACAGCTCCATACAGCTTCTTATGGAGTGGAGGAAGCACGTCACAGAACAGAACCGGACTAATCAGTGGCAATTACCAATTGACCGTTACTGATGCTAATTCCTGTACGATAGAATCTTCTTATCAAGTTATCGAGCCATCCAAACTTTCCATAACTTCCTCCAAAAACAATGTACGTTGCTATGGGGAAAACAACGGGAATGCCAATATACTTGTTAGCGGTGGGACCATACCATTTCAATATAGCTGGAGCAATGGGAAAACCAGTGAGGATCTATACGACGTAGGTATCGGCACCTATTCACTGACCGTTACAGATATTAACCTATGTAAGGCTTACGAATCCATTACTATCACACAACCTTCGAAACTTGCCATGTTGGATAGTACTACTACTAACGTATCCTGCAACGGTAGAACCGATGGTAGCATTCATATAAAAATGAGTGGCGGAACTGCACCCTATGCTTATGAATGGACTGGTTCAACTAAAATAGGTCCCAGCATAGACAACCTGACCGCCAGAAAATATTCAGTAACAGTAAACGATGCCAACAACTGTTCTACTAGTTCAGAATTCAACATTAGCCAGCCGCTATCTTTAAAAGCTACTGTTATTTCAAAGAATATTGAATGTTATGGCGATGCCTCTGGAAGCATTGAAACCACTATCGCCGGTGGCACACCGAACTATATATATCAATGGTCCAACGGATCAAACCAAAAAGATCTTTCAGGAATAAAAGCAGATACCTATAATCTTGAGATTCAAGATTCAAAAGGCTGCACTACAACAGTTACCAGTATTATTTCGCAGCCGTCACCAATGATTCAATGCAAAGTATATCTACCCGTTTGTGCTAACCTTAGAGGAATGATAGATTTGACAGTAAGCGGAGGAAGTCAACCTTACACCCATAATTGGAGCAATGGTTATAGTACAGAAGACCTATATGACCTCGTTTCGGGAACTTATGATGTAACCGTTAACGACGCCAATGGATGCAGTATGGATTCTTCCTTTGTAATTAGCAATTCGGATGCGTTTCATGTAAATGCTTCCGGAGGGGGAACAATAAAGTTGGGGGAAAGTACTGAGTTGTCGGCTGTTGCTACCGGCTCTAATCAAACAACCTTTAGCTGGACTCCAACTCAAACTTTAGAGTGTGCTTCGTGCAACCACAGTGTAGCCAGACCTCTTGAGAATACATTGTTTACGGTTGTAGCCATAGACACCAACGGTTGCATGGCCCAAGACACGGTATCTGTAATTGTGATAGATGATTATAATCTTTTCGCTCCAAATGTATTCACTCCAAATGGTGACGGCAACAATGACGTATTTCAGCTATTTGGCAATCTGGAAAGTATTCACACCATTAGTGTGACCATATTTGACCGCTGGGGTGAAAAAGTATTTGAATCCGAAAACCCACACTTCCAATGGGATGGTATTTATAAAGGCGAATTCCTACAGCCCGGCATTTATCCGTATCTTTTGAAAGTAGTACGTGTAAATGGTCGCAGCGAATCTTTGCAACGAGGCAGCATCACCCTCTTGAAATAA
- a CDS encoding SprB repeat-containing protein, with product MLSPTVLLVPGTVNGSVNLTVSGGTAGYTFLWNNSATTQNLSNVAAGTYQVTVTDTKGCSATRVG from the coding sequence GTGCTATCGCCAACAGTCCTTCTTGTTCCCGGAACAGTCAATGGTTCAGTTAACCTGACCGTCAGCGGAGGTACAGCAGGGTATACTTTCTTGTGGAATAACAGTGCTACCACTCAAAACCTCAGTAATGTAGCCGCCGGAACTTATCAGGTGACGGTCACCGATACCAAAGGATGTTCCGCTACCAGGGTCGGCTAA
- the gldC gene encoding gliding motility protein GldC: protein MSEITKTSEIRFKIGLNEQNVPLDIKWMATDSKNHELRDCKSIMISIWDMVQNQTLKIDLWTNDMNTDEMHSHYFQTLLSMTESYSKATGNPYAVEEMKKFAQQLAKQTAEWEDTKK, encoded by the coding sequence ATGTCAGAAATTACGAAGACCTCAGAAATACGCTTTAAGATTGGATTGAACGAACAGAATGTTCCGCTGGACATCAAGTGGATGGCGACCGACTCGAAAAATCACGAATTACGCGATTGTAAAAGCATCATGATTTCTATTTGGGATATGGTTCAAAATCAAACATTAAAGATTGATCTCTGGACGAACGATATGAATACCGACGAAATGCATTCGCATTATTTCCAAACCTTACTTTCTATGACTGAATCATACTCCAAGGCTACTGGCAATCCTTATGCTGTAGAAGAGATGAAAAAGTTTGCTCAACAATTAGCAAAGCAGACTGCAGAATGGGAGGACACTAAAAAGTAG
- a CDS encoding acyl-CoA thioesterase, with protein MLTYNHQIRVRYGDTDQMGYVYYGNYGYYYEQARVETVRSIGLTYKEIEESGTFMPITRMNIKYIRPAYYDELLTIKTIVPQMPNRTIVFMYEVYNEKNILINQGETHMIFINAKTNRIIVAPDFIMDKFRPYFHVPAKHKAA; from the coding sequence ATGTTGACCTATAATCATCAAATTAGAGTCCGGTATGGCGATACCGACCAAATGGGTTATGTGTATTATGGTAACTACGGTTACTATTACGAACAGGCCCGTGTAGAGACGGTTCGTTCTATCGGCCTTACCTATAAAGAGATTGAAGAGTCTGGTACCTTTATGCCCATTACGCGGATGAACATCAAATATATTCGTCCGGCTTATTATGATGAATTGCTCACGATTAAAACGATTGTTCCGCAGATGCCTAACCGTACCATCGTATTTATGTATGAAGTCTATAACGAAAAGAACATTCTTATCAACCAGGGCGAGACGCACATGATTTTTATCAACGCTAAGACCAATAGAATTATCGTGGCTCCTGATTTCATCATGGATAAATTTCGTCCTTACTTCCATGTTCCGGCCAAACATAAGGCAGCATGA
- a CDS encoding YihY/virulence factor BrkB family protein, protein MKKIWYRLKIKYPVLVDWEERSLCITVPGLDGIPVYDVYRFFIAEIRSNSLPTRSKAIAFSFFLAIFPALTFVFTLMPYLPYFRDLDVVVLNFLRQVLPNQESYIFIKNFIEPLLTDLAKHKRGGLLTGSFILVLFLTSEGVIAMMSSFDKSYDYYKKRNAIQTRLVAFKITLLLTLLFISSISLIVLGRTLFNFLFSMMPLDGSINEVLFGILRYALILIMFFVGISLIYYYGPATKTKYKFISTGATVATILSIFVSVGFSYYVANFSKLNVIFGSIGTIMLLMIWLNINSFILLVGYEINVSIHYNKRLRTRELEIKEESEPVL, encoded by the coding sequence ATGAAAAAAATTTGGTACAGGCTCAAAATTAAATACCCAGTTTTAGTTGATTGGGAAGAGCGCTCCCTATGCATTACTGTCCCCGGTCTGGATGGTATTCCGGTCTATGATGTTTACCGATTTTTTATTGCGGAGATAAGATCAAATTCATTACCTACCCGCAGCAAAGCTATTGCTTTCAGTTTTTTCCTAGCTATCTTCCCAGCACTCACTTTTGTATTTACCCTGATGCCTTATCTGCCCTATTTCAGAGATTTAGATGTAGTGGTGCTGAACTTTTTACGGCAAGTATTGCCCAACCAAGAAAGCTATATTTTTATCAAAAACTTTATTGAACCACTACTGACAGATTTAGCCAAACACAAGCGGGGCGGTTTGCTTACCGGTTCATTTATTCTGGTGTTGTTTTTAACATCAGAAGGGGTTATCGCCATGATGAGTTCCTTCGATAAGTCTTACGACTATTATAAAAAACGAAACGCCATACAAACCAGACTGGTAGCTTTTAAAATAACCTTGCTGCTTACCCTACTTTTCATCAGCTCTATTTCGCTTATTGTACTGGGACGTACTTTATTTAACTTTCTTTTTTCGATGATGCCCTTGGATGGAAGTATTAATGAGGTGCTGTTTGGTATCCTTCGATATGCGCTGATACTAATAATGTTTTTCGTGGGAATTTCGCTGATTTACTATTACGGCCCAGCCACCAAAACCAAATACAAATTCATTTCTACTGGTGCCACGGTAGCCACCATTCTTTCTATTTTTGTCTCGGTGGGATTCTCTTATTATGTGGCTAATTTCAGTAAGCTGAATGTTATCTTCGGTTCCATCGGCACAATTATGCTTTTGATGATTTGGCTGAATATCAATTCCTTTATATTGTTGGTAGGATATGAAATCAATGTCAGTATCCACTACAACAAACGGCTGCGCACCCGCGAACTGGAAATAAAAGAAGAATCAGAACCGGTTTTATAA
- the aroQ gene encoding type II 3-dehydroquinate dehydratase, producing the protein MKKLIIINGPNLNLLGKREPEIYGDISFEDFFAEIKDVYSSEIQLTSYQSNVEGELINKIQEVGFGYDGIILNAGGYTHTSVAIRDAVVSVKTPVIEVHISNPYAREEFRHTSLISGACKGIIAGFGLESYVLAIDSFL; encoded by the coding sequence GTGAAGAAACTTATCATCATCAACGGGCCCAATCTCAATCTGCTAGGAAAGCGGGAGCCAGAAATATACGGGGATATTAGTTTTGAAGATTTTTTCGCGGAGATTAAGGATGTTTACAGCAGCGAAATTCAGCTGACATCCTATCAGTCCAACGTGGAAGGAGAACTCATCAATAAAATACAAGAAGTTGGTTTCGGGTATGACGGCATTATTCTGAATGCCGGAGGATATACACATACCAGCGTAGCGATACGCGACGCTGTGGTATCCGTCAAAACACCAGTGATTGAAGTGCATATTAGTAATCCCTATGCTCGCGAGGAGTTTCGCCATACTTCCCTAATCAGCGGTGCTTGTAAAGGAATCATCGCAGGTTTTGGTTTGGAAAGCTATGTGTTAGCTATTGATAGCTTTTTGTAA
- a CDS encoding SprB repeat-containing protein — MGAGVTTQNRTNLSAGNYTVTVTDASTCSSTFSTAVTQPVSGVNITPVPVSASCFGTSTGSISLTLAGGTAPYTYNWGGGVTTSARTNIPAGSYSVTVTDLNGCTAAQTTSVTQPTLLSASANQTNAGCFGASNGAIQLSVTGGTASYSYLWSNNATTQNLSGLSSGTYSVTVQDAKSCTATQSVSITQPTAISVSAIANSPSCSGTVNGSVNLTVSGGTAGYTFLWNNSATTQNLSNVAAGTYQVTVTDTKGCSATGSANLSQASVLNISATNSAIACFGGNNGAINLSVSGGSSPYTFSWGAGVTTQNRTNLSAGNYTVTVTDASTCSSTFSTAVTQPVSGVNITPVPVSASCFGTSTGSISLTLAGGTAPYTYNWGGGVTTSARTNIPAGSYSVTVTDLNGCTAAQTTSVTQPTLLSASANQTNAGCFGASNGAISYPSPEVLLLTAICGVIMLPLKTYPASAVERILSPYRMPKVVIQSRALSFKHLWNWLQHLTLQVLFAAVQAQAQSPRL; from the coding sequence TTGGGTGCTGGCGTTACTACGCAAAACAGAACTAATCTGTCTGCCGGTAATTATACGGTCACGGTCACCGATGCCAGTACTTGTTCTTCTACTTTCAGTACCGCCGTTACTCAGCCTGTTTCAGGTGTCAATATTACTCCTGTGCCCGTCTCCGCTTCTTGTTTTGGTACCAGTACCGGTAGTATTAGCCTCACTCTTGCCGGTGGAACTGCTCCTTATACTTATAACTGGGGAGGAGGTGTTACTACTTCCGCCAGAACCAATATCCCCGCAGGAAGTTATAGCGTTACCGTCACCGATCTCAACGGTTGTACCGCTGCTCAAACTACTAGTGTAACTCAGCCTACGCTCCTCTCTGCTTCTGCCAACCAGACCAATGCAGGTTGCTTTGGAGCCAGTAACGGGGCTATCCAGTTATCCGTCACCGGAGGTACTGCTTCTTACAGCTATTTGTGGAGTAATAATGCTACCACTCAAAACTTATCCGGCCTCAGCAGTGGAACGTATTCTGTCACCGTACAGGATGCCAAAAGTTGTACCGCTACGCAATCGGTAAGCATCACTCAGCCTACGGCAATATCTGTCAGTGCTATCGCCAACAGTCCTTCTTGTTCCGGAACAGTCAATGGTTCAGTTAACCTGACCGTCAGCGGAGGTACAGCAGGGTATACTTTCTTGTGGAATAACAGTGCTACCACTCAAAACCTCAGTAATGTAGCCGCCGGAACTTATCAGGTGACGGTCACCGATACCAAAGGATGTTCCGCTACCGGGTCGGCTAACTTATCGCAGGCATCTGTACTCAATATCAGTGCTACAAACTCCGCTATCGCTTGTTTCGGAGGAAACAACGGAGCGATTAATCTAAGTGTCAGCGGAGGAAGCAGTCCCTATACCTTTAGTTGGGGTGCTGGCGTTACTACGCAAAACAGAACTAATCTGTCTGCCGGTAATTATACGGTCACGGTCACCGATGCCAGTACTTGTTCTTCTACTTTCAGTACCGCCGTTACTCAGCCTGTTTCAGGTGTCAATATTACTCCTGTGCCCGTCTCCGCTTCTTGTTTTGGTACCAGTACCGGTAGTATTAGCCTCACTCTTGCCGGTGGAACTGCTCCTTATACTTATAACTGGGGAGGAGGTGTTACTACTTCCGCCAGAACCAATATCCCCGCAGGAAGTTATAGCGTTACCGTCACCGATCTCAACGGTTGTACCGCTGCTCAAACTACTAGTGTAACTCAGCCTACGCTCCTCTCTGCTTCTGCCAACCAGACCAATGCAGGTTGCTTTGGAGCCAGTAACGGGGCTATCAGTTATCCGTCACCGGAGGTACTGCTTCTTACAGCTATTTGTGGAGTAATAATGCTACCACTCAAAACTTATCCGGCCTCAGCAGTGGAACGTATTCTGTCACCGTACAGGATGCCAAAAGTTGTAATACAATCACGAGCGTTGTCCTTCAAACACCTTTGGAATTGGCTGCAACACTTAACACTTCAGGTATTGTTTGCAGCGGTGCAAGCACAGGCTCAATCACCGCGATTGTGA
- a CDS encoding SprB repeat-containing protein gives MYRYAIGKHHSAYGNICQCYRQQSFLFRTVNGSVNLTVSGGTAGYTFVWNNSATTQNLSNVAAGTYQVTVTDTKGCSATGSANLSQASVLNISATNSAIACFGGNNGAINLSVSGGSSPYTFSWGAGVTTQTELICLPVIIRSRSPMPVLVLLLSVPPLLSLFQVSILLLCPSPLLVLVPVPVVLASLLPVELLLILITGEEVLLLPPEPISPQEVIALPSPISTVVPLLKLLV, from the coding sequence TTGTACCGCTACGCAATCGGTAAGCATCACTCAGCCTACGGCAATATCTGTCAGTGCTATCGCCAACAGTCCTTCTTGTTCCGGACAGTCAATGGTTCAGTTAACCTGACCGTCAGCGGAGGTACAGCAGGGTATACTTTCGTGTGGAATAACAGTGCTACCACTCAAAACCTCAGTAATGTAGCCGCCGGAACTTATCAGGTGACGGTCACCGATACCAAAGGATGTTCCGCTACCGGGTCGGCTAACTTATCGCAGGCATCTGTACTCAATATCAGTGCTACAAACTCCGCTATCGCTTGTTTCGGAGGAAACAACGGAGCGATTAATCTAAGTGTCAGCGGAGGAAGCAGTCCCTATACCTTTAGTTGGGGTGCTGGCGTTACTACGCAAACAGAACTAATCTGTCTGCCGGTAATTATACGGTCACGGTCACCGATGCCAGTACTTGTTCTTCTACTTTCAGTACCGCCGTTACTCAGCCTGTTTCAGGTGTCAATATTACTCCTGTGCCCGTCTCCGCTTCTTGTTTTGGTACCAGTACCGGTAGTATTAGCCTCACTCTTGCCGGTGGAACTGCTCCTTATACTTATAACTGGGGAGGAGGTGTTACTACTTCCGCCAGAACCAATATCCCCGCAGGAAGTTATAGCGTTACCGTCACCGATCTCAACGGTTGTACCGCTGCTCAAACTACTAGTGTAA